The following nucleotide sequence is from Corylus avellana chromosome ca7, CavTom2PMs-1.0.
TCCCCCCCAAACTCAAAGCTGGCTCCGTCCCTGAGATTTAGCTTCCCGACCAAGCTCTTCTTTGTTGGGGAGGAAATCTGTAAACCATGCAGCAGAAAGCTTGGGTGTGCGCTTCATCGTTTGGCGATCGACGTAGTATAGCCCGAACGTTACACTGTAAGTCTGTAACCACTTGCCCATTCAAAGTTGTCCATCAAAGACCATATGAAATATCCCCGAACATCGGCTCCATTCCtgtcgatatatatatatatataattctttcatgttgttttcttgtaaccctttttcaatttgctttaaaaataataataataataattaaaaaaaaaaaaaaaaccttgaaatATGGCCCCTCACCTTATTGCACTGGCCAAACCCGACAGGTAGTCCTTGTGAAGCTTGATTCTGTTTGTATCTTCAAGAACTTGTTCACTTTGTTGCGGTGGTGGACAAAATCCTGAACACACAGTTGAAGAGTTAACTTATATATAACTGGTCTCACTACAAAACCCAAACACATCTAATTCACATTGCATAATGTTTTGTTGGTTTGAAGTCCGTAACAAGATAAATTTGGCCGGGTAGGTTCTTAGAGGGAACACATAAAAGAGACTTACATCTAACGATAAGACTTTTACCGTGTAATATAATAGGTGCTTCAAAAAAGTACATTTTGAATAAAATCTtatattttgggaagaaaaacgCTATATGCAATTCTAAGTGCTTATTCTGTCAgtgaaaatcatcattgaattttagTACTCACCGTTTTCGGTGACAAACATGGGCTTATTATTGTATCTTTTCTTAATGTAGTCGATGATTTTCTCCATGCCTCTTGGAACCACAAAGAATAGGGGCATTGCAGTCTGTCAAGAAACAATTAAGCAAtcttaaaaaaaggaaaaatttagaCAACTAGGGCAAAACAATGTTAGCATTTATGATTTAGCATACCGGTTCTCCTACAGGAACGCCGTCGCGATATGGAGTTGAGCTTAAAAAGCCTAGGATTGGTCGATCTCCGCCTAAGGGGCAAGCAGAATGGGTGCAATCCTTCACATATTCAGTTGAATAGTGATTGATGCCAATAAAGTCCACACTGCCTTCTACAAGTTCTCTTTCTCTTAGGGAGAATCTTGGCAATTCACTTCCAAGAATTTGGCGCATTTCCGGAGGGTAATCACCAAATATCAAGGGATCTAACGTCCTGCTTGTAAGAGAAAACACCAGTTGTCTACTAAATAGaatagtttaaattttatttctttgctCTACCCCTCTCAATCACGTAAAATGATGTAGTTTCTGCTGTATTTATTCCTTTTAGGTGGACTAACATAGTCATTTGCTTTGTTTTGGGCTTATAATGGGATGGGCCAATTTTGTGGACATATGAGGAAGCCATTTACTCTCACCCTATATATAGGTAAAGTTTGCCTATTATGCTTCACTAGGTCATTATGTGAAAATTAGAGTTGAGAGTAATAATCCCCCGCCACACACAAAACACGGTTTTCTTTTACATGTTTGGGTATCTACATGAGATTCATGAAAGACattgttagatttatttataCATGCTATGGAGAAAGAATagatttattattgatttattttaacaatAGGTATTAGAGCCTCTGTTTATTTTCTTCATGGTTGTAATAAATCTCTTTTtagactgatttttttttatttgaaaaatattgtgaaTAAATGAGATTTGATTTCGAGTGGAGGCAGTAGTGGATCTGAATTTCTTGCTGCCACCACTGCTATGGGTAATCTAAGCGTACCGTCCCCATCTCGCATTGTCGCCGTGCAATGCCATTAGCAGTGTTTTCTGGTTTGTGATTCTATTTTTCTTTCGTTGTTATGTGGCTTTTAACGCGTAAAAGACGGTTGTCAATTTGTTTAGCGTGTTATTGCAGcctattttaaaataatatgtatatcatatttttgaaaattgcatGGTTTAGACACCTCAATTTTTCTTAGTAGTGTCTCAGATGATATAGGATTTGgggtctattttttttaatgttctacACGGTTTTTTGCTTCTACACTATGAGTCTcatttttaatcctttttttggggggttaaTTTGCTTTGTGTATTGAATTAaaaaggatttttctttttcgttaACGAAGCAAAGGTGAAGACATATATTTTGTCCTTCATATATGTTTGCTTCATATATACGAAGCATAAGgacttaaatttttattaaaaaataaaaaaatggttaaagcCGGATATGTGATAGAGCTATATATGTGTGAACTTCAAAAGTGTGTGCATATGTGATGGAGTGATGAGACTTTTGCATTGacattaatttacatatttatcaaacaaagcgGTTAAAGATTAAATCTGTGTGAACTTATCATAGATTCATATCATTTTATGTCTAACTATgagttgtttatatttttttataaacttggATTTATTGGATACGAGGATTTGGGCGGAAAAGAGATTGGTCTCAATTGCGGTATTTATTTTGCGATTGATAAGTTTTTTGtgcaatatttattttaacaatgtgttttattttattttattttattttttgacatatccgcacaagaggggggagggagattcgaactagtgacctccacttcattaagtgtagtcctagccgattgagctaccttttggaGACacaatgtgttttatttttgtgaatatatatactattttgttttatgtataCATATGATTTTAAGTATGCATATTGTTTTTTATCCCTAAAATGAGGGCTTTGACAACTCCattgatatttatttcaatcatatgtgatgtttattttgattgaaatattttttgtggAGCATAAATTGTTAATATGTTAAACAGTATATTTATGTTCAACATAAAGATGTAAGCTTTATGATTCACAAATTGATAATTTCCTGCCTGCGTGTTAAATGTGGAACATAGaatccaaaattttttatttcctttgtcATAGACAACAAGTGTTTTTGACCCAAGAGATTTTAAGTATTATTTCTTTGAGATATGTCATTTTATGGGAGTagtacactacaaaaaacagggtATTTTTTGACTTAGCAAACAGTAACAcactttttgccacgtcaataaaaactttattgacgtggtgcatgtgtagtgccccagaattttcaaagctatttaaatagattatttcgataatgatgattattttaatatccattgtagctaaggattttaattattgggaaatttatgagagtggtaattagagaatggtaattggtgaaataataggatagtaaatggtaggtataaggatggtagaataaaaaggtagaatagtataggtagaatagtatagggttggtagaatagtatagggttggtgaaatagtatagggttggtgaaatagtatagggttggtggaatagtatagggttggtgaaatagtatagggttggtggaatagtatagggttggtgaaatagtatttgattttctcctataaatagagctcttctccttcacaattttcaccactcatctcctctcccatctcttgcatatattcttccttcttccgctttttactcggtctttcttctttctaagagtgtttactcagaacagagagagaaagggcgagaccaagcgctacaagaaagaaagaacacaagagatagcggactttagaaagtagtttcaaaagatatactagtggtgttagtcatattggagcaactggattccttcataccacttttagcttcagtctagaggtaagtaaattcactaccccttctaaagttacttcatgtcatgctatttattcattctttagtaaattgtaaatgattattttatttacgtattatgaagttatgttgcatgcatgaaggatttctaaatgaattatctagaaagtttctatttctttaaacgctttctaagtacaacaagtttatatttgaaaaggtttccattttgagaaaagaaagttgagaaatgatgatgattataagaaagaaaaatgatgataaaccctcctacatgttgccctaagatgcatcaaaagaagtacaaagaaaagtacaagagatgagataaatgtttatgaaatgagggcacatgtatggaggagagtatttttggccccaagataagaaaagatgagagttcggtaccgatactcggatggaggcgaaaccactgaaggaggctatgccagaaggtggtattccatcaacagaccgttgagtgcaccaagaaaagagttaattgacggtcgggcatggctgaggccacagttcagtgccatggtcacaaggacccgcaaccctcgtgcacaggggtaatagtgtacatgggccctattatgagaaaatgatactatattttcaacgatgatatgctatgatgatttacaaagattatttataatgatgcattatgatgatgatttataaagatgatttacaacgatgatctattactagatgtaatagtatgtatatgttacgggagatgcaaccgtacatacatatattattatggctagaattatatttatttgcgaaaacgattttcaaaactgagaacaaggagtaaaactatttatggttgtggattttacttgctgggcctcctttgggctcattcagttttatttcttgttttcaggtagaaaggatgctggaataggaggccggaatggggtgggaataattattaattttcaaagtcttttcatataagttattgtaatgatatgatattccgcaactaaagtttaatgttttctaatttcgcttgtaataaaatctcttgaataatgttttatacatttttcgtatcctttaaaatcaagtactctgatagaccttatagatctttgcaagaacttttgttgtaaaagaagaaaagtggcaaactcagccttaacgggctggggatgttacaattttggtatcagagcaaaggttataaggttctggcagacttttcaaaaaaaaaaaaaaaaaaaaaaaaaaaatttgggggggttaatgagaagccacattccggccaagtagagtgtgcattgttgtgtggtctctaataaatgatgcatgagcatttttctaatggttaatttttttttgttaaaaaaaaaaaaaaaaaaaaaaatcatcttagtgtgattaatttggaggattttattattgtgatcaagttaatgacggagatgaatttttattttatagataggttgtgatctatagtatctgcctatttggatttgcggcagttttctagagtatcgattgataagggtatattttaaggtgtctcgaggatttagaaaagattattgatcatgatttaaaaatcgtatgatgattttttagatttaggttgcgtgatgatttgtgtaattaacttggtgacaaaatggttttatggatttaggttgtgagacaaattgtgTAAGTGACTTGGTAATGAATAGTCTTATGGATATCGGtggtgaaatgattcttgaactgaattaatgatataagagtttatatgagtttttggtaatggctaaggtttggtcg
It contains:
- the LOC132186213 gene encoding beta-glucosidase 4-like; the encoded protein is MEKIIDYIKKRYNNKPMFVTENGFCPPPQQSEQVLEDTNRIKLHKDYLSGLASAIRNGADVRGYFIWSLMDNFEWASGYRLTV